One genomic segment of Bacteroides caccae includes these proteins:
- a CDS encoding RagB/SusD family nutrient uptake outer membrane protein yields MKLKNICLGIACIAVVSACNDKMDYHEYTSYDKDYVFSDFSRTAGFVNNIYSYLDSDLPSYQSLASACDEAEMAVTYSSVLDYTNGAWSALNPKSLWGYYSGIRAANYFLEESKDLDFYDLRYAQDYEAQMNRFNRYQYEVRLLRAYYYFLLVRAYGDVPFTVNVLTEKEANSLSRTPASEVFDFIISECEEVAPELPVSYSALDNDAAGGSNPEAGRVTQGTALALKARAALYRASKLFSGGEDRNLWREAAVANKAVIDYCTANGIRLGKYTDIWGTDNYQASEMIFVRRIGDTSSPEYTNFPVGMENASSGNCPTQTLVDAYESKDNGDKDPRFGMTIACNGDKWPNTNPNPLETFIGGKNGLPLPYATPTGYYLKKYLDASTDISAESGSGGKRHNWVVFRLGEFYLNYAEAIYRYLGAAGATDNEFRMSACAAINKVRQRSDVQMPDFPDNISNTEFWERYKKERMVELAFEQHRFWDVRRWKEGGFTKIGRMQITQKEDGNFLYERTNKSLVWDDKMYFFPIPASEMRKNPNLSQNPGW; encoded by the coding sequence ATGAAATTGAAAAATATATGCCTAGGAATAGCTTGTATAGCGGTGGTGTCAGCTTGCAACGATAAGATGGATTATCATGAATACACGTCATACGACAAGGATTATGTCTTTTCGGATTTTTCCCGTACGGCAGGATTTGTGAATAATATCTATAGTTATCTGGATTCCGACTTGCCAAGCTATCAGTCATTGGCTTCCGCTTGTGATGAAGCAGAAATGGCTGTTACTTATTCATCTGTTCTCGACTATACAAATGGTGCTTGGAGTGCATTGAACCCTAAGTCTCTGTGGGGGTATTATTCGGGTATTCGTGCCGCTAATTACTTTCTGGAAGAAAGTAAAGACCTTGATTTTTATGATTTACGCTATGCGCAGGATTATGAGGCTCAGATGAACCGGTTTAATCGTTATCAGTATGAAGTTCGTCTGCTACGTGCGTATTACTATTTCTTGTTGGTGCGTGCGTATGGGGATGTGCCTTTTACGGTGAATGTGTTGACAGAGAAAGAAGCTAATTCTCTTTCACGTACTCCGGCGTCGGAAGTCTTTGATTTTATTATTAGTGAATGTGAGGAAGTGGCGCCTGAGTTGCCCGTTTCTTATTCCGCTTTGGATAATGATGCTGCGGGTGGTTCCAACCCGGAGGCCGGTCGTGTCACGCAGGGAACTGCTTTGGCATTAAAAGCCCGTGCCGCATTATATAGAGCAAGCAAACTGTTCAGTGGTGGTGAAGACCGGAATTTATGGCGTGAAGCTGCTGTGGCCAATAAAGCTGTTATTGATTATTGTACGGCTAACGGTATCCGGCTTGGAAAATATACGGATATTTGGGGTACGGATAATTATCAAGCTTCTGAAATGATTTTCGTTCGTCGTATTGGAGATACAAGTAGTCCGGAATATACAAATTTCCCGGTTGGTATGGAGAATGCCAGTTCCGGTAATTGCCCGACACAAACATTGGTGGATGCTTACGAATCTAAGGATAATGGAGATAAAGATCCGCGTTTCGGCATGACTATCGCATGTAATGGTGACAAATGGCCGAATACGAATCCGAATCCGTTGGAAACATTTATTGGCGGTAAGAATGGTCTGCCTCTTCCTTATGCAACACCGACCGGTTATTATTTGAAGAAGTATTTGGATGCGTCTACCGACATCAGTGCGGAGAGTGGCAGTGGAGGCAAACGGCATAACTGGGTTGTTTTCCGTTTGGGAGAATTTTATCTGAATTATGCAGAGGCAATCTACCGTTATTTGGGAGCGGCCGGTGCTACGGACAACGAATTCAGGATGTCTGCTTGTGCCGCAATCAATAAGGTGCGTCAGCGTTCGGATGTGCAAATGCCGGATTTCCCGGATAATATTTCTAACACTGAATTTTGGGAACGATATAAAAAAGAAAGAATGGTAGAATTGGCTTTTGAACAACATCGTTTCTGGGATGTTCGCCGTTGGAAAGAAGGTGGCTTCACTAAAATCGGGCGTATGCAGATTACCCAAAAAGAGGATGGAAACTTCCTCTATGAGCGGACAAATAAATCATTGGTTTGGGATGATAAAATGTATTTCTTTCCGATTCCGGCTTCGGAAATGCGTAAGAATCCGAATCTGAGCCAGAATCCGGGTTGGTAA